TACGCTCTCGGCGGTACTGCCGATGAACCGGTCAACCCCATGGCTATAGGCCGTCCCCAGCACCACCATGTCGAATGCGTGCCGTTTGGCGAACAACCCGATGACTTTGTGCGGAATGCCGGTCAGCAGGTGTCGGCGTTGCCTGTCGATGCCATAGCGTTCGGCAAGCGCCTCAAAGGCCTCTTCCTGCGCATCGTTGACCGCATCTCTGAGGCTGTCATTCAGACTCAGCGTCGGCACACTCATCGTTGCGTCGCCCACCACCGACCAGCTGCTGACGTTGAGCAGTTGCAAGGTTGAGCCACAGGAGGCCGCCAGCGTCGAGGCCAGGTCGAGAATCCGGTCGTTGAGACCTTGCGTCAGTTCCTCCAGATGGGACAGATCGATGACCGCAAGAATGTTCAACGGCTTGGGATTCCTGGCCTCGGTGACCAAATGCAAATGGGACGGGCAGTCGCGCAGCAACAGCCA
This region of Pseudomonas mandelii genomic DNA includes:
- a CDS encoding universal stress protein; its protein translation is MLNIKRILLIAPSEMVRTPAFDRAHALACATGALLHIVAFDYVQVLAVAGLFDHDAMAQAREGYLQVHRHWLEQQARFQRCIGLQVTTEVVWAKSSRANVLEYVNDFHPDLVIKDTHHVPALDRAFHRPLDWLLLRDCPSHLHLVTEARNPKPLNILAVIDLSHLEELTQGLNDRILDLASTLAASCGSTLQLLNVSSWSVVGDATMSVPTLSLNDSLRDAVNDAQEEAFEALAERYGIDRQRRHLLTGIPHKVIGLFAKRHAFDMVVLGTAYSHGVDRFIGSTAESVLNRAPCSLMFVKPRPWLD